A window of Magnolia sinica isolate HGM2019 chromosome 13, MsV1, whole genome shotgun sequence genomic DNA:
GGAAGTTACAGCTAGATGCAAGGATGGAAATCAATCTGGATTGGAGATGGGATTCTTGAGGTAACTATATAAACCCAAAAGACGGATCTTGTAAGGCATTCATATTTTACTTTGTTTTAAGAAATAATAAGATCTGTGTTCTTGGTTTTGTAGCCTGAAACTATGGTTATCCATTTGCTCCTTTTTATCTGTATTTTCCTGATAATTCTTCTTTCTACACCTTTTTTTGAGCCCCTATTTCTACACCAGCCATTGGATCATGTCATTTGAACATCAAATTTGATCCCATATGTAGATCTAACATTTGGTTTGCATTATCTCATTTGGGCGTCAAAATTGATCCCATAGCAAGTCTTCTTTTTGGTTTGCATTAGTTATAGTTTTGTCTGGAGCAAAGGACTTCCCAATATGAGATTAAACATAGCTGCTTGGGTGTTTCATTTGGTGCTACAACCATGTTTTGGTTGCATGACAATGCTTGTGCTTCAAGGAGATAGCAATAGGTGCCACAAGAAATAATGAGGACATCAGACTATCATATAGGGTCTACCAAAGGAGATGGGCTAGACAGCAACCCCAGTTTcgtaatggatggatgacatctATATGGGGCTCAACGGGCCACTTTGAAGAGTGAAGACCCCGTATACTTAGGTTGTGCATCTGAAAGACCCCATACTAGgaagatgcatatgggttgctaTTGTCGGAGCATTCGACCATTGGATTGCGACTGTTGGCCCATTTGACCATCAGATCATCATCTGCGAGTCGTCGGACCGCTGGTCCACTCAGCTTTTGGACCACATGGATCCCTAGTCGtaggcattttttatttttactttatgtTGGACGTGATTGATGGTTTTAATGGGGATTTGATGATTTAGATTCATTATTTTTTAGTACTAAgggcattattgtaaattttactTTTTAAGACTATAAATTAGAGAAGGGAGACGTCCACAGCCTAGCCcaagaatattgaagaaaaaaataaactctTTTGTTCTATTTTCTCCTCATTGTATGAGATTTGCAAGTGAAGATATATACTCTCCAGGGATCAGAGATGAGGTGTGAAGCCTCGAGGGTGATCCTCATTTATCAATTCCTCTTCTTCCTAGAGGTGGGCAGGATCCAACCCGACTTGTCGGATCTGACTCTACCGAACCGGTTGGATCTGATCCGATCTGACCCAAAAgccaggatcgggtcggatcgagtagacccactcgaATCCGACGcggaaccgagtcgagttcgggtcatgtagcaactcgatccaatccggacCGGAATCGAGCAATATAAAGTCAgattttactttttttaaaaaaaaaaaaaaaaaacatttaccaTTCTTCTACCtgaaccctaaccctacccgAGCCGGCGTCACCAGATGAACCTATGCCGCACTGCAGCCCGAGCCGACTTCCTCTCTtccctccttctttctctccctctttccctctccttccttctctcctcctttctctccctttttctctcccgatttccttCATGTTTCCTTCATAGCACCAGAGTCTCCAGCTTGGGTTGACTCAGCCCAGTCCGAATCAACcggacagactcaactcgatccgacttggtttgggtcaggccaacaACTAATCGGTTCAGATCGAGTTagccctgctggactcggtcctgaatcggatcgagttcgggtcaggtacttgcaaaaaccggattgagtcgagttggacctaatccgttccgactcaactcgatgcccacctatACTTCTTCTTCacgcaatctctctctctctctctctctctctctctctctttgttttcaTGCGCTTCCTATTCAAACTCTAAACGCCAtctcttttttctatttcttCACTCTTTCTTCTCCTTAATCCTCCAAACACCCAACCCATCCAAAACCCTAAGTCGTGCACCCTTTCCCGTGGCCGTATGCACGTGCGTACACATGCACACACGGCCGACAGCCACTTCCCCTTTGTTTTTGCTTTATTTCTCCCATACAACCCTAACCCTAACGCCCTATTCCATCCCTCTTTGAAACCCTAACCTAATCTTCCCCTAAACCGTACCcctaggtttcctattttgaactCTTAGCCCTAAATTGTATCCAAGACTTGAAATCATCAATCTAGTTGAGTGTTGGGACTATACTATGCTAGAACGGGATTCTCACATCTCTTAGGGACCAATCTTTCATAGTTTTATATTGATTATGCATGGTAGATGATAACTTTGGTTAGAACCTAGCTAGTTAAATGTGAATTTTCTGATTTGTGGTAGAGTACATGTTTTTTAATGCTTGATTTAATTGTAGTAACCTGGAAATTGATCTCATTTATCACTTTATCTTAGACAACCTTCATCCTGCATCAAGAAAATGccaaaaagatgaaaaagaaaagtTAAGAAATCAGggtctttttcatttttattgcaCTTGgagtttggattttcttttttgagtgatagaaaaaaaaaagaaaaaggaattatTAAACGAAAAGGAAAAAGGTAATTACAAGGAGAATGATTAGGCATCATCCACTTTTGATACGATGGAGAAGAATTTCCCTGAAGTCCTCCAATTACTCCAAAGGACCATCAGCAAATCCTTGGAGACCCTAGCCCATTCAATTACAAGCCGTTTAGCTTTTTGGAAGGCCACCCCTGTTGAATGCAACTTATCCTTGAAAACTCTGCTATTGTGTTTAAGCAAAGTCAACCAACTAGACACTAGGAGAGGAAGCCACCATAATGATCTTCTTTTACTCTCCTTCCTTTCCCCAGTAACTCCCTCATTGATCTTGGCATAACACATCTTCTTCAATTAGGGATAAGAACCTCCACCATATCTCCTCAGCAAAGGAACAATGCATGAATAGATGATCCACGGTCTTAGCATCTCAAAGGCATGAGATGCATCCATCAATAACTATCATTGTCATACTCAAGTGAATACCAAAATACGAGGGGAACCCCAGAACTCCAAACATGGTGAATGGGGTCCAAAACTCATGAATGAGGAGGAAAAGCAATAGCTGCATAAAACAACTTGACAAAAAACCGCCCGAACTTGTAGGCTTCCACACCATTTGTTTCGATCAGTTCACCTTGGTCTTGTAGTAGGTTCGCAAGGTAAAGAAAATTGGCTGTCTCATCATCAGTGAAATTCCAACGAAACCAACGGGTCCAAACACACAATCACCGGCCTTAGAAGCATAATGGGAGACAAGCATCTTCCTTGACCACAATTCCGAGTACGTTAGGAAAGGTAGAGCATAGAGGCCTATCCACAGACCATGGGTCCAACCAGAAATGTATGTATCTCAGTGGTATGGTAGATCTTCTCTGCTTACACGAATCAAGAAAACCCATGAAGAATTTATAGACAAATATTTGAGAGAGAAGAATGAGGCACTCGAAGATTTTGACTCCAGCAATAGTGGCATTGTGATGAGCAGCTGTGACACTGTCACTGGACCTGGGGCACAGCTGCCACAGGCATAGATCATCATTTCATATTTGATCTGTGATATGCGTTGACCTTTCCACTTTGTTGTCTGTATCATAGTTCTTATCATATTGCCCAAATTTTGTACTGAACGTATGCTAGTGAGTCACATCTCACTGATTGTATGCATGTCTGTATGGATATGTGCGTGACCTTTTCCTTTGTTCTTAAGAGTTTGAACTTGGTACGGAGGTTGTGTATTGGAACGTGTCCTTCTATAAATTATAATTGGTTTTTGGCAATTTCAATTGTAATTTGGTGATGGGAAATTCATAGAAATCAACGAGTTATATAATTTGAACTTTTAACTTGAAGTGTGTTTCTATGTATTTGAACAGTTGAACATTTCGGTAACTAACTTGACTTGACCAAGTAGTATCTAATTCAGCAAGTCTACTTGGTCCTACCATGACTTATTAGGTCATGAATATTGTGCCTTTAAACCTTGTTTTttgttattataattattttatgtgCAGAGTCTGTTGGGACAGGCTTGGTGCTGTATCTTCTCTTTGAAACTTGCAGCTTGAATAACACATCAAGAACAACCAGATCAATTGCAAGTTTTTCTGGAACTTACTCTGAGATTCTTCACAGCGTGCAGGTCTGGAGCTGATGGATATGATGGCTGTATACCAAGAAGGAGCATATGAGCGCCTATGCAGGTGAAACTTCTGATCAGAAGAACCTAACACAAGTATTTACACCTCTCCACTTATCAAGAGGGAGGGGCAATGGACTTCTGATCAAAAGAATGTAAACAAGCATTTACAATATTTCACATATCAAGagggaattatatatatatatatatatatatatatatatatatatatatatatatatatatatatatatatatatatgtatatatatcttgTCATCCACTTTTCTTTCCTTAAACTAGATTTCATTATACATAGACATGTCTGATTACAGGGAACCTAACATTACACATATGCTAAAAATTGGTCGTAGTGGTTTTCTGTAAGTTTGTAATGTCAACCCACTCTTCAGGGCACATTTCTGAGCTTTTGATAGTTTCTTTCCAAGAATGCAAACACTAATTCCTTCAACCACTGGAACCGTCATTGAATGGATATGTGCTTGTGCTCCTTTGACATTTACGTTATCTTGCTATATCTGCATGCATGTTGGAGGAAGTTTTGCTTAAAAGTTAGCATCGGTTGTGGTATGATGGAGCAATCAAGCAACAAATTTAATCCTCAACCACTACCTCATCCCGTCATCCCTTAACATATGAATTTTTGGTTCAAATTGGTTTCTATGGGGCTGGCTAGTTCACAACACTAACAAAGGGGAGACCTGCTTTCTTTAGGGTGGGTTTGAAATGTATTAGGAATCCCTTCTCATGCCTTTAATCATGGATAGAGACGCATAAAATGCTATCAATTGGGCTTGTCAAAAGACTTGGAACTGTGGAACTTTTTTTAATAGCAGATGAGATTTGTGATGAGTCATTGAGATTAGACATCTTTTCATGACACCCTTATGAAAGCTGACCACATTGAAGATTTCCTAGCTAAAGATGTAGTATTTTTCTTTGTACTGGCATGTGGTTTCCGCTGGTTTTATTATCGTTCCTTTTCtcgctgttttttttttccccaacaaaATCTGTGTTACTTATGATTCAAGAAATCCTAGCTCGCGTGAAATCATAGAAGGAACATCAATTGCACCCTTAGTATCCAGGAAATCCCAACAAAGGAATAAGAAGCAAAAATCACAACAAGTGTTATTCTTTGACAAGTGAACATGGTGCTTAAAAGAATAGAAGCAGAGAGCAAGAAGAAGACATCATTGGGTAACTTTGTACTCAAATAGTTTGGAGTTCTGAAGACATAACCGGGTAACTTCTAAATATTTTGGTGTTTCTTATTGTGCTGGGGAGTGCCCaaggtcttcttcttcttcttcttcttcttccttttctaagCAGTTTATGTTTGGAACTGGTCACTAAATTCCACCATTTTACTTTCTAATCAACTTTATTTGTGTAGGACTAGGTGTCATTTTATAGGCATCCACGTTTATTCTAACCGCAGAGATAGTTTCAGCATACTTTTTTTTGTTATGCATGGAAAGAGAGATAAGACATGGACGATTTCCTTGTTCCAGGTGGGTTCAAGCGGAGTGTAGGAGACTGGGTGATACTGATAATCCTGAAGTTAGTGAGCTTTTGAAGACAGCTGTTCGCTGCCTGAAAGAAAGGCCTGTTCTTTTCAAGTACTGCGCGGAAGAGGTAAATTTATTTGTGAAGTAAACATGTGGCCAACAAATAAATTTGTACTTCCATAGGCATTACTGAATGATCTTTATGATGTTATGATAGTTAATTATTGCTCATCAAATTTCTCATCTTTCAGGTGGCGAATATGAGGCACAATGCATTGTTTAGACGGTTTATAAGTGCTCTTACTCGTGGAGGACCTGGCGGGATGCCTAGACCCATTGAAGTGCATGCTCATGACCCTTTACGTTATGTAGGCGATATGTTGGGGTGGCTGCATCAGGTCCGAATGCTTGCCTTCTTGCTCGGAATTCATTATTAATTTTATGGTGGTATTGACGTGTCACTGTTATGCTCTTTTGGAAGGCCTTGGCATCTGAAAGAGAACTTGTACTTGTATTACTCGATCCAGATGCAGTGATAAATACTGGACCAACTGCCCGCCGCTTTTCCAAGAACACAGAAAGTGATCCAATAAAAACTGAATCTGACATGACATTTGTTCTGGATAGAATATTTGAAGGGGTATGCCGGCCGTTTAAAGTGAGAGTTGAGCAAGTCCTGCAGTCTCAACCTAGTCTTATAGTTTCATATAAACTCAGTAATACATTGGAGTTCTACAGCTACACTGTGAGTGATGATTGATGCCCTCTCATGTATGTATCTCATTAGTTCAGATTTCATCATTCCAACATGCAAGTGTTTGATCTTTCTCAGATTGCAGACTTGCTGGGAAGAGAAACAGCTCTCTGTAATACAATTTGGTTACTCAAGGATGCTGCTCAGCAGACTTTCTTTGACATCCTCAAGGCTCGGGGAGACAAACTTTTAAGGTACCCTCCCCTGGTTGCAGTTGATCTATCCCCACCACCAGCAGTTAGAGAAGGGATCACTGTGCTGCTTGAGATAATTGATAACTATGACAGCATGATGGTTCCCGCTTCAGGAAAGAAGCCCAACTTTGATCCCGTGATTACTGCTTTACTAGATCCTATTGTTCAGGTATCCATATGCTCatataattttctttttatttctttcttttggtgttTTGTTTCAAATGCTggttctttcttttattttctttcttttgccaTCTTTGGGGATGTCTCACCCCCAAATAAGCATGCAAAATAAAGGATTCACGGCTTTTCTCAAGATattctctcatttcctctttatCAAACCATTGCTTCATTACCTTACTCATATCTATAGTAAAACCTCTTATCTCTAGTGCACCGTCAGGAAACACTATTTAGATTTAGAATTGCTGTGTGGCTTCCTTTACAGTCCCTACAGAAATAAATTCTTGGATCGATGGTCCTATAGAAATAAATTTTGCTGTGCAACATGGCAGATGTGTGAACgagcagcagaggcgcacagggcTAAAGGAGTAATTCACTCATCGAGAAGAAGTAGAATGAGTACTGACCCGAGCCAACTCAGTAGAGATTCTTCATCTGTTGATGCAATTTTGACCAGCAATAATTCTAGCTCTTCCACTCAGGTTAGCTAACAGAAGTTACTCCATCTATTTATTGCCCACTCTTCTGAAAATGTCTATATGTTATCTTTACAATATTTGGATCTATTCTCATGATTATCTTTATGCTACTGCTGTTAGGTAGTTATACGAGTTCTTGAATTTGTTTTCTGACGCTGATCCTTTGGGGTACCAGAGGGAAATCTTTGCAGTTAGTTGATGACTTTTGTTTGAGAATAGTTATATGCAATGTTGTAAGGACAAAGATGCAGGTGTAAAAATTTGATAGCTGTATGGAGTGTCAGATATGCCTAACCCCAAAAATAGGATGTGCAGATTTGGAAATATATTTCActtgatttaaattaaatattttataaattAAATGTATGAAATAAAAGACCCCTTTTGGGTAGGAGAACGTATTGTATAATTCCTCATTATTAACTTCTCCTCTTCCTAGTAAAGACTTGCGTGATACTTGGGTTATTGGTCATCTACAATTGGACCATAATACCCGTTTTGAAGACATGTAAATTACCCATTTTGACATACCCGGGTGTCATAACCCTTTCCTAAAGGGCACCAGAAATCTCATATGTAGGATGTAAGAAACTTTTGAAAACCTGGAAATGCCAATGAGAAACCTTCCCTGTGTGTTGAGTCACCTTGAAGGTTATGTCATTTTGTGGAACTAGATGTTCTTTGTTATGCTTACACTCTATCCATTGCCAAGTGATCTTTCTCGTATTGGTATTGGAACTCATTTTGAAGTAATTAATGGCTGCATTCTAAGAGAGGGATGCCTGTTGTGGGCAAAGGTTTAATGTATTGTCCAAAACCGATGCATATCACCCAATATATACTGGTATCGCCCATGAATGATATGGCTGTATTGGCCTGTATTGGCCCGAAATAGCATGATACATGGGTGATATGAGGCCAtattggaggtgaatgatatGGTACCTCATATGTTGATTTACTACTTTGGTTGTGGGAGGATAACCattatcagttttttttttcttttcttttcttttcttttgaaaggtGATAGAATTATTGAAAAAGGCGGAAGCCAAAGAGAAAACAGCAAACAAAGACaagaaaggaaaacagaaaaacacaacaaaagacAGACAACCTAAGCTTCGCGACccgagaaaagagaaggaaaattgAAAATACAAGAGCCACAAAACCAGCCCCACCCCACAAGCCATTATCCCCGAGCCCAATCCCTGACAAACTGAGAGACTACTCAGGACCACGTTCACTGATCTGTTCACATCATTAAAACACCTATTATTCCTCTCTAGCCATAAAGCCCAAAAGGCAGCAAGCAAGCATAGCCTCCATCTCTTCTTTCCCAACTTCCCGCCACCTCCAACATCCCAGGATCTGATGGGAGGATAACCATTATCAGtattaaagaaaaaggaaaaaaaggaaaaaagaatgtTCAAAACCCATAGCAACCTTGTATTTTCTGTGACTGGCTTGGTCACATCCATGAAAATTGTCCAAGTTTTTCATTGGTTTGACTAAACTTTTGCAAGAGACTGCCGACCGGAGCCTGATTTGTCCCAGCTCCAGTATAAACAGTGAACTTTGAATATGGGAAATATTCTCCTAGGAActggttctcatgagaacttgtgAGAACCCTTTGAGAACCCATCCTTACATGATATGTGcacaaaatccaaaccgtccactagGTGAGTGACCTCATGAAACCTCTAGGGCTcagaaatcagcctgatccaaaaatcaagtgggccatagcaaagtgggaggaatgcccacccttgattttcacaagtgcccacctgagtttcaaaacGGCGTGGTTTTTTGCCTAACCCTTTTTTCCAGGCTAGATGAAGGGTGCATATACACATCATGTGAAATGATTTCTCAAAGGATTCTCATGTGTTAAATCAGGTGAAACAGGTTTAAGCTACTGAAGGAAATGGCCAAGCATGAAGTAGCCGCATGTCAACTTGGTCAAGTCTGTTGTTCGTTAGAAATTTATCGGACttctttgcatgcatatgtgcacgcatttacacacacccatgcatactcatatgccatgcatgcatgcatgtgcacaTACATGTATACCTAGTTTTTAGTTTCTGACATTTGCTAATCTTTTACACAAAATCCTTGAATGGTGATGGCATGGCACCTGGTTAATTTTCTTCTGATGCCTTTTTCCCCCCTCATTTTTTGGTGGATGCAGAATACTGAAGCTCCCTCCAAGATATTCCTCATCAACTGCTTATCGGCCATTCAGCAGCCCTTGTTAGGGCATGATGTTGCTGCCAAATACGTGAGTAACCTTGGATCTATGATCGAGATGCATGTCAACATTCTTGTGGAAAAAGAAGTGGATTCCATTCTAAGAAGATGTGGTTTGTCAAGCAAGATGCCGTACATTCACAAGTCAATGAACAAGGAGCAGGCTGATGACATTGGTCCTTTGTCAGAGGTAGAGGACATGTCACCGCCCTTGCTTTCGGAGTGTTTAAGAACTTTCTTTGGGCTCGTGTCTGGGAGTGAAGGTTCCCTCCCAGAATTCGAGCAGATGCAGGACCCTCGGCTGTGCTCTAAGACCTTGATCTGTCTGGCAAGGTCACTGGCAGAAGCATATGAACTCGTCTACAAAGCGATCATTGATCCCAAAAATCGTTACCCTGACCCCAGGTCCTTGGTAAGGCATCCTCCGGATCAGATACGGACCATCTTAGGGATTTGAAACCGTTACTTTCTATCTGCTGCGAATGGAATACCATTTCTGCTCATATTTTTGCTAGCAATCATAATAATCAAGAGAGATCGTAGTGCTTTGGCACTTGATTAAAGCACTTGGATTCTTGTTTTACAACTATTGAGTATCAGATTCATGCATCACTACTGGTTTTGTATTTGATAAAAAATGCTGTCATCCGTTCCTTCTCTTACCATCGTCATCTTATCTTAGTAGGTCACACTGGCATCAATGATGACTGTTGATGTGCTATACAGAGAGTTGTTGATAATGCGGCGCAGTATGCCCATAGGCACGGAGCATTAGGACAGTGTACATGATCCATTACCACCACAAAACATGGATCgcactgtaaaaaaaaaaagtgactacCCAACTGCAGGACCACCAACCTTGTCACGTCAATCATCCATTTGTAGCCACCAATAGCTGGCCTAGGAAATAGATGTTTTCCAGCATCGTgtttttgggtgaacctatggcTGGCAACAGGTGGGTCCAGACGCAGATTTTGGACTGGTTGGGCCTGGCCTATTCAAAAACTATTGATTTTGCCATGCCCAGGCGTGGCCCATTGCCAACCCTAGGTGAACCGGCTAACTGTGTTTATGCTTTATTGAGCTCCTTTATAATCCTAGCTCAAAGGGGAAGAATGATCACATGTTTCGAGAACTTGAGTTCCTGTATAGcagagcttgtggggcccaccatgatgtgtgtggaatGCAGACCATGCTCATtgtacatcccaaaaatcaggctgatccaaagctcaagtgtgctACACCACAGGGAGCAGAGTAAACTTATGCCTACAGCCGCCCAATttcagtgtgacccacctaacgGAATGCTCTCGTCCCTTCATCCTGATAAGGCGCATCCAATGActtgattggatggcatataaacaggaTGCTGTGCCCCAGACAATTTGGTCTCTATATAAGGCACCCTCTCCTGAGTGCTCGCTGTTGTTACATATGGGGTGGCAGTGGCACACCTGAGTTTAGTATTAGGCTGTTAACCGTCCTTTATTTGAAAATTGTTgggttaaaataaaattaataataataataataacaataacctTTTTGAAGAAGAAAACCCACCAaaacccaccaaaaaaaaaaagaagcatgagTTAATTGAGTCTGCGAGCAAATGAGTTTTGTCAAGCTGGTATGATAAAGTCACTCTTGTGAGCGAGTTCCCTAGTAGCTAGGCTCAAAATCTTTGTTGAGTTCGCTCGGTGTAAGTTTCAAGATGAAATCTCATTGAGTAGAGTTGGCCAAGTGTTGAGTCTGAGTCACCAGTTTTAGAACTTGGCTTTGGCATGGACTTTCTGCCCCACCATGTAATCCAAGCTATTGTTCCTTAGGTGGGGATATCTCATCAGAGACGTTATTCTTTTTTATGTGAAAGGGGTCACACTAGTCGTTGGGCAGAAGGTCCATGCCTATCTGTCTACTGTCTATCTTACTGATACTGAAAACCTTTCACATTTTATTTGGGAGCAGATGCTGACTCCACATTGGAATGCTATTTGCAGCCAAACATGCCAGCATGGTGTGGCACACTGTAATATCTGCACTGCTCATTTCTATGGCCAACAATGAATGTGCTCAATGCCAGCATTCTTGTCTGGTAAACATGGGTGGGCAATGCATGAGTGTGCTTTTGTTTCCTCTCTGCAGGCAGGTGCCTACAAGTAGCATTCCTTGATCGGTCGCTCCATAGCTTCCTCTAAAGAAATGGACTCAAAAGCCTCATTGACCTTCTTCCGCCAAAATAGGTTGGCATGAAACTTGAATGGATGGTTGCTGCTACTTCCCAGAGATCTTACTTCAGATAAACTACATGAATGGTTATATATTCTACAATTTCACAGCTGGAACACGAATTTTAATTTTCTACAAACCcgtcaaaaaataaaatcaaatacatcacaaagtCAAAAACTATTTTACACAAAATTGACACGTGGGTGAGTAAGATGACCTGATCAAAGGTCGAGCTTCAAAAATCTGTCAAGCTCCTATGCCTTTTCGATCCCTTTACCACGTGTATTCACTTCTCGTGGGCACAGCTCAGCTCACTTGGCCAGGAATGTGAGGAGACGTGATGAGATGAGCGCTTGTAGGAAAAATGGGAATCAGTCAATCTCCTTTGCACTCTTAGGTACCTGTCCCCCAGAGTAGTAAGAAGCCCATCAGGTAAAAGCAGGAattccattttcgtgcattttttttttttcatgaatcatGAGAGCCTTGGACCATCAAAGCAATACGCTTAGCACTGTCTGCGCGAAGGTTTTCGCCTTTAAACCCCATCTGGAAGTTGAAATCATATTCAAAATACCTTAACCCCTTCTCTAAAAACAATAGATATTATCACTGAGAACTATGTTGCAATCAAGGTGACGGTTCGAATTACATGATCTGGAAAAGATTACCTCGATCTGACTGCTATCGGGTGAGAACCACCGCATCAGCACTCCGAGATGTATGACTGCAGGTATCAACTTGAAAAGAAATGGCGTAGTCACCTGCATGGCCACTTTAAATGATCTATGGTGAGAATTGGAAAACGAAAATGCATGCAAGCATGAGAGAGGATTgcaggaaaagaaaaagagtcgAGCATTGCAGATCAATAGATGCAATCTATGTAGCATATGGGTACTTCAACCCACAATGTCAAGAGACTCTGGTCCATTGGAGAATTCCAACAAATGAATATTTTTTTTGTGACACAGAATATATACAAAATCCAATTTTGATAGTGCAAGTGGTGGGACTTCTGAGTAATACGTGTCTGTGGGATGACCTATTTCTCATGAATAAGAACCCAAGCAAAGATGTATGC
This region includes:
- the LOC131222866 gene encoding conserved oligomeric Golgi complex subunit 6, whose amino-acid sequence is MAVTLAPGLSRKLKKVLESRTDTPDVLASLYTLSTFYTDNSHQARRNLRSTIEKRSLSINHEFLLASEAAQEALDRVEEEVNALVECCDMISKALSGCNTTTGDIISTTERLKQELEVTTQRQEIVSCFLRDYQLSNEEINALREEELNENFFNALSHVQEIHANCKILLRTHHQRAGLELMDMMAVYQEGAYERLCRWVQAECRRLGDTDNPEVSELLKTAVRCLKERPVLFKYCAEEVANMRHNALFRRFISALTRGGPGGMPRPIEVHAHDPLRYVGDMLGWLHQALASERELVLVLLDPDAVINTGPTARRFSKNTESDPIKTESDMTFVLDRIFEGVCRPFKVRVEQVLQSQPSLIVSYKLSNTLEFYSYTIADLLGRETALCNTIWLLKDAAQQTFFDILKARGDKLLRYPPLVAVDLSPPPAVREGITVLLEIIDNYDSMMVPASGKKPNFDPVITALLDPIVQMCERAAEAHRAKGVIHSSRRSRMSTDPSQLSRDSSSVDAILTSNNSSSSTQNTEAPSKIFLINCLSAIQQPLLGHDVAAKYVSNLGSMIEMHVNILVEKEVDSILRRCGLSSKMPYIHKSMNKEQADDIGPLSEVEDMSPPLLSECLRTFFGLVSGSEGSLPEFEQMQDPRLCSKTLICLARSLAEAYELVYKAIIDPKNRYPDPRSLVRHPPDQIRTILGI